A window of Ptychodera flava strain L36383 chromosome 1, AS_Pfla_20210202, whole genome shotgun sequence contains these coding sequences:
- the LOC139135069 gene encoding uncharacterized protein, which yields MDGHDVITCEEDGNWSKQPTCILKILSTVVPIGEQMPSKTQTGAIVGSVIGVLIVIALIIIIVILCRRKGNFKKVTRSGILAFSPRMKSRRQSDTVLAEKQSNEYQDSLITVIDMTDEGYLEGETREDGTVPLRSTTDQDQQQTSVRSEDDKRSVKKQGKGVWFKVKRKKTAKDTSEDISHLKNGSERTNQMQGTHGMKNLSDKDEDSHKRTLIECDKTLPYKGSHAPGCDNGDENPRYVENVGNHNGMTVDPNHGCDTFQHATDRGSKNAKINRSGRFKKQTSKSEINHDLQTAKSMDIPDTIAGKSALSEQMSVAGYRHNDTTTKSGTPDELSEDDDPYSEIDSHGNFVEKLVDDSGNNKGVQETLGEKEKYSGKMGQHVLNELVHSESFRKRSQKSSTADHDKLTSADGANREPRSGDQYKMAENVLYDFGDDPENDKDGIYESVGDNEEGFVDNILYEPSGSDSKDTHAADGVVSQEDAKKQIQTQVTRETESSIEKMNGYKESRKATLRKVSLDKTEKESPMDLSTDSADDSDENNLYSEIGATDKEGFVENVIYQDSLGESGFQQSKEHPNKVQEVSEMFKDEEFGEDKMVDNILYESAGSLVTSEKESADNEAENQDKVGRHEVNIMKESDGKGQNKEGYLQKLGKIVLPSQAKSPDGRDHAQKQNTPKFDFQPPLSTTLEKHPDAAVEKERIGKGKDVSRNVKVHDDGNVIEGIEMKKEGGDRQFEVDKEDRNDTNVYDVVGGDDDEVEYELAGPNIGMTDNSTNENKQVAKMEAGYLDKGNAKSKPSMFDDPGKIKSGSLESHTSASDTETRPTENASDNKSFENLVSNGEGMVDNIIYESSDDLIGDESSQINARTMETPGENSEVGKNGPQGKGKLSYLAKLGQKVMLDELKSPKTPENSPSSVDKADKEEPFFKYTGGEKTEPPYTGAHLQKDSNNESEDRIDEHINTSETDEGIVDNVLYESLDSIL from the exons atggacggacatgacgtcatcacatGCGAGGAAGATGGGAATTGGTCTAAACAGCCAACGTGCATTTTAAAAA TTTTGTCGACAGTTGTTCCAATTGGAGAACAGATGCCAAGCAAGACACAAACGG GTGCTATAGTGGGGTCAGTGATCGGAGTCTTAATCGTCATCGCGTTAATCATAATTATTGTCATCCTTTGCAGAAG GAAAGGCAATTTCAAGAAAGTGACAAGAAGCGGTATATTGGCTTTCTCGCCAAGAATGAAGAGTAGACGCCAATCTGACACCGTGCTTGCTGAGAAACAGAGCAACGAATACCAAGACTCACTCATTACCGTGATTGACATGACTGATGAGGGGTATCTTGAGGGAGAGACTCGGGAAGACGGCACCGTTCCACTCAGAAGCACGACTGACCAAGATCAACAACAGACAAGTGTCAGAAGTGAAGATGACAAGCGCAGTGTGAAAAAGCAAGGCAAGGGGGTGTGGTTCAAAGTGAAGAGAAAGAAAACGGCAAAGGACACATCAGAAGACATCTCACACCTCAAAAACGGAAGTGAAAGAACTAATCAAATGCAGGGAACGCACGGGATGAAGAATCTTAGCGATAAGGACGAAGACTCTCACAAAAGAACGCTAATAGAATGTGATAAAACTTTGCCTTACAAAGGTTCTCATGCACCTGGTTGTGACAATGGTGACGAGAATCCCAGATATGTTGAAAATGTTGGTAATCACAATGGTATGACGGTTGATCCCAACCACGGTTGTGACACATTTCAACATGCCACCGATAGGGGCAGTAAGAATGCTAAAATTAATCGAAGTGGAAGATTTAAGAAACAAACTTCAAAATCTGAAATCAACCATGATTTGCAGACTGCCAAATCCATGGACATACCAGATACAATAGCCGGCAAATCTGCCCTTTCAGAGCAAATGTCCGTAGCAGGCTATAGACATAATGACACAACTACGAAGTCCGGGACACCTGATGAATTGTCCGAGGACGACGATCCGTACTCGGAAATCGACAGCCATGGTAATTTTGTTGAGAAATTGGTTGATGATAGTGGAAATAACAAAGGCGTACAGGAAACGCTTGGTGAAAAGGAGAAATACTCTGGAAAAATGGGTCAGCATGTGCTAAATGAGCTCGTACACAGTGAGTCATTCAGGAAGCGCTCCCAGAAGTCATCAACAGCTGATCACGACAAGCTTACAAGTGCTGATGGCGCCAACAGGGAACCTAGAAGCGGAGATCAGTACAAAATGGCAGAAAACGTGCTGTATGACTTCGGTGATGATCCTGAAAATGACAAGGATGGAATTTATGAAAGTGTTGGGGACAACGAGGAAGGGTTCGTAGATAACATACTGTACGAACCCAGTGGAAGCGACAGCAAAGACACGCATGCCGCTGATGGCGTTGTGAGCCAAGAGGACGCAAAGAAACAGATACAAACGCAGGTAACAAGGGAAACAGAGTCATCCATAGAAAAGATGAACGGATACAAAGAAAGCCGGAAGGCAACATTAAGGAAAGTTTCATTGGACAAAACTGAGAAAGAGTCCCCGATGGATCTTTCAACTGACAGCGCTGACGATTCCGATGAAAATAACCTGTACTCCGAGATAGGTGCCACGGACAAGGAAGGATTTGTTGAAAACGTTATCTACCAGGACAGCTTAGGAGAAAGCGGTTTTCAACAAAGCAAAGAACATCCAAACAAGGTACAGGAAGTCAGTGAGATGTTTAAAGATGAAGAATTCGGCGAGGATAAAATGGTAGACAACATTCTATACGAATCAGCTGGTAGTTTGGTAACGTCTGAAAAAGAATCTGCAGACAATGAAGCTGAAAATCAAGACAAGGTTGGTCGTCATGAAGTGAACATCATGAAAGAAAGTGATGGCAAGGGGCAAAACAAGGAGGGATATTTGCAGAAACTGGGTAAAATTGTCCTCCCTTCCCAAGCTAAATCACCAGATGGACGTGATCATGCGCAGAAGCAAAATACTCCCAAATTCGATTTTCAACCGCCTTTATCAACTACACTTGAGAAACACCCTGATGCAGCTGTTGAAAAGGAGAGGATAGGTAAAGGAAAAGACGTCTCCAGGAACGTCAAAGTACATGATGATGGTAACGTGATTGAAGGCATCGAAATGAAAAAGGAGGGAGGAGATCGTCAATTTGAAGTCGATAAAGAAGACAGGAATGATACCAACGTATACGACGTTGTTGGAGGAGATGATGATGAAGTTGAATATGAACTTGCGGGACCAAACATTGGAATGACAGACAATAGCACTAACGAAAATAAACAAGTAGCTAAAATGGAAGCGGGCTACCTAGATAAAGGAAATGCAAAATCAAAACCTTCGATGTTTGACGATCCAGGTAAAATTAAAAGTGGTTCTTTAGAAAGTCATACATCTGCATCCGACACGGAGACGAGGCCAACTGAGAATGCGTCAGATAACAAAAGCTTCGAAAATTTGGTAAGCAATGGCGAAGGTATGGTTGATAATATCATCTATGAGTCCAGCGATGATCTCATCGGCGATGAATCTTCTCAAATAAATGCCAGAACCATGGAAACACCTGGGGAGAATAGCGAAGTGGGCAAAAACGGTCCCCAAGGAAAAGGCAAGTTGAGTTACCTGGCAAAACTCGGACAGAAGGTCATGCTAGACGAGCTGAAATCACCTAAAACGCCAGAAAATTCCCCTTCAAGTGTTGACAAAGCTGATAAAGAAGAACCCTTCTTCAAATATACAGGAGGAGAAAAAACAGAGCCACCATACACTGGTGCTCATTTACAGAAAGATAGCAATAATGAAAGTGAAGATCGTATTGATGAACATATTAATACATCAGAAACGGACGAAGGTATAGTGGACAACGTCCTCTATGAATCATTGGATTCAATACTTTGA
- the LOC139135073 gene encoding uncharacterized protein, with product MYSQLKMAEENGLLARLFLTFFLIAIIEDKGFVDGESNVRLVHGHNKYEGRVEVYRSVPGWTPVCLWKWDLLDADITCRELGRPGAMSMGGDFGALFGDERQRIINLECTGKELSILGCSFDSFPDCYNTGTAKCNYDGYLGCHATQHNGPVPHHYNIHNDAMTIQACLDYCRSIKAPYAGLTRAAHCYCGNHEVSYWGTENTPEKCKTTCGGDRNQICGGNRHVSVYSTDLGACGGNITKPTTIYSPGFPGNISDDNANCSWSIRLPTGSAVKLEFIISEPSDTNDLLRIVEIFEGRQRVLESRNTTVRSCSNEVDVDMFSYGNTDTEGMFAIEVTAVYPDCQLPADLDSSLHLDMFYLCPLFAGDNVSVSCHRGYSLATPHYSVVCQEDGTWNDTFPQCKITECDDPGAVNNAFRVGDSLKYLSTITYTCHQGFVGGGAISCVDSGLWTEKPSCNPINCGDPGYIQHAGRTGDDFTYNRSVVYSCRNDYGYFNHGNMAIVCQSDGTWTEKPSCIKIDTIRELAAVEPNVLDTGITAGICVGALMLLTIITAVAIIKRRRKLNEKKSSMDILLKDHPFNDVIEGKKTQNNGGWIIIDDTAPDKCTKPAKHFYEKCASTSTEMTSEYGERDYEEMDEDVDYDCIDTVSSGSETTESTNTRCHGDHPTLPAHERFRTEGSQLGTAAKDDAVMVENILYQSADVDEVEDDEYAEIDDADTSQTCPDENEHDSLPSAQMADNSEVIYYVLEGP from the exons ATGTACTCTCAGTTAAAGATGGCAGAAGAGAACGGTCTATTAGCTCGCCTTTTCCTGACATTTTTCCTGATCGCGATTATTGAAGACAAAGGTTTCGTAG ACGGAGAGAGTAACGTTCGCCTGGTGCATGGACATAACAAGTATGAAGGTCGAGTTGAGGTTTACCGCAGTGTTCCCGGTTGGACTCCTGTGTGTCTCTGGAAGTGGGATCTGCTCGATGCAGACATCACATGCCGTGAATTAG GACGCCCTGGTGCAATGTCAATGGGTGGAGATTTTGGCGCCCTCTTTGGCGATGAGCGACAGCGGATAATAAATCTTGAATGTACTGGAAAAGAACTTTCCATCTTGGGTTGCAGCTTCGACAGCTTTCCGGACTGTTACAATACAGGAACAGCCAAGTGTAATT ATGACGGTTACCTGGGATGCCATGCCACTCAACACAACGGCCCGGTGCCGCATCACTACAACATCCACAACGACGCTATGACCATCCAGGCGTGCCTGGACTATTGCCGGTCAATTAAAGCGCCTTACGCCGGACTGACGCGGGCAGCCCACTGTTACTGTGGAAACCACGAAGTATCGTATTGGGGAACTGAAAACACGCCGGAAAAATGTAAAACGACATGTGGTGGAGACAGGAACCAAATCTGCGGAGGAAACCGACATGTATCAGTCTATTCAA CCGATTTAGGTGCCTGCGGTGGTAACATCACCAAACCGACCACTATATATTCACCGGGATTTCCAGGTAATATCTCCGACGATAACGCAAACTGCTCGTGGAGTATTAGGTTACCGACCGGGAGCGCGGTGAAGTTGGAATTCATCATATCGGAACCGAGCGACACGAACGATTTGCTTCGCATTGTCGAAATCTTCGAGGGCCGTCAACGGGTGTTGGAGAGTAGAAACACAACTGTGAGGTCGTGTTCTAATGAAGTTGATGTAGACATGTTCAGCTATGGTAACACTGACACTGAAGGAATGTTTGCCATTGAGGTTACAG CTGTGTATCCTGATTGCCAGCTACCCGCTGACTTAGACTCATCTTTACACCTGGATATGTTCTATCTATGTCCCTTATTCGCTGGTGATAACGTCTCAGTAAGCTGCCACAGAGGTTACAGTCTGGCCACACCTCACTACAGTGTCGTGTGTCAAGAAGACGGCACTTGGAATGACACCTTTCCACAATGTAAAA TTACAGAGTGCGATGACCCCGGAGCTGTAAACAATGCGTTCAGAGTGGGCGACTCGTTGAAGTACTTGAGTACCATAACATACACATGCCATCAAGGGTTCGTCGGTGGCGGCGCAATTTCTTGCGTCGACAGCGGCCTATGGACAGAGAAACCCTCTTGCAACCCGATAA ACTGTGGTGATCCTGGTTACATCCAGCACGCAGGAAGAACTGGAGATGATTTCACTTACAATCGCTCAGTCGTGTACAGTTGCCGTAATGATTATGGTTACTTCAATCACGGGAATATGGCGATAGTTTGTCAGAGTGATGGAACCTGGACGGAAAAACCCAGTTGTATCAAGATTG ACACAATCAGAGAGCTAGCAGCTGTTGAACCAAATGTTCTAGATACAG GAATTACAGCTGGAATATGTGTGGGTGCATTGATGCTGCTCACCATTATTACAGCAGTAGCGATTATCAAACGCAGACG GAAACTCAACGAGAAGAAAAGTTCGATGGACATCCTCTTAAAGGATCACCCATTCAATGACGTCATCGAAGGGAAAAAGACACAGAACAATGGAGGCTGGATAATCATAGATGACACCGCACCGGATAAATGTACAAAACCAGCCAAGCACTTCTACGAAAAATGCGCCTCCACCTCAACTGAGATGACGTCAGAATATGGCGAACGTGATTATGAAGAAATGGACGAAGATGTGGACTATGATTGCATTGACACAGTAAGCAGTGGATCTGAAACGACTGAAAGCACAAACACGCGTTGCCATGGTGACCATCCCACTCTTCCAGCACACGAACGATTTCGAACTGAAGGGAGCCAACTGGGAACTGCCGCCAAAGACGATGCCGTTATGGTTGAAAATATCTTGTATCAATCCGCCGACGTTGACGAAGTTGAAGATGACGAATACGCAGAAATCGATGACGCAGACACAAGCCAAACCTGTCCCGACGAAAATGAGCACGATAGTTTGCCAAGTGCACAAATGGCAGACAATTCAGAGGTTATATATTATGTGCTAGAGGGACCTTGA
- the LOC139135048 gene encoding uncharacterized protein translates to MIATIVAASIIVVRKRKAKSMSGSSDVILNNRSYGNVVSDSANQGEGRVQPLTQKNAHSYEELHAVKEDYTKLQFQETRFMSGNAVKSGMQAATGKKAGESFKVIQDQSVSPNGSDNEYAYAKFDDIGVKTDNVDSSQGLSQKIQRGYNHGKNLLNPNHEGKTFERQQKQVPGNDAPQAEGHVVAAPEAELPKKYQASGDVMTENIAYESASDVNSGFIDNVIYESNADEENPDNVRHSNDLQTNCRGDSSHNHDSNKEVKYDGMVENIAYELTDDVEDYGDVYAEIADTGAENVDVEGGVDNILYESGTLENADDVEYYVLEGP, encoded by the exons ATGATTGCAACTATTGTGGCTGCTTCAATAATCGTCGTCCGCAAAAG AAAAGCCAAAAGCATGTCTGGATCTAGCGATGTCATTTTGAATAATCGTAGTTATGGTAACGTCGTATCGGATAGCGCCAATCAAGGTGAGGGACGAGTTCAACCATTAACACAGAAGAACGCTCATTCCTATGAGGAGTTACATGCTGTCAAGGAAGACTATACCAAGTTACAATTTCAAGAAACACGTTTCATGTCTGGAAATGCAGTAAAAAGCGGAATGCAGGCTGCTACAGGAAAAAAGGCAGGAGAGAGTTTTAAGGTGATTCAAGACCAAAGTGTTTCGCCAAATGGTTCTGATAATGAATATGCATATGCTAAATTCGATGACATTGGTGTGAAGACCGACAATGTTGATTCAAGCCAGGGACTGTCACAGAAAATACAGCGAGGATACAATCATGGAAAGAACTTGTTGAATCCTAACCATGAAGGGAAAACTTTCGAACGACAACAGAAGCAAGTCCCGGGTAACGATGCTCCTCAGGCTGAAGGGCATGTCGTTGCGGCCCCTGAAGCTGAATTACCGAAAAAGTACCAAGCTAGCGGTGACGTAATGACGGAAAACATTGCCTATGAATCTGCCAGTGACGTAAACAGTGGATTTATCGATAATGTCATTTATGAAAGCAACGCCGATGAAGAAAATCCTGACAATGTTAGACATTCAAACGATTTGCAAACGAATTGTCGAGGCGACAGTTCCCACAACCATGACAGCAATAAGGAAGTGAAATACGATGGAATGGTTGAAAACATTGCTTATGAATTGACTGACGACGTTGAAGACTATGGTGATGTTTATGCAGAAATCGCTGACACCGGTGCCGAGAATGTCGACGTTGAGGGCGGTGTGGATAATATTCTTTACGAATCAGGTACACTTGAAAACGCCGATGATGTTGAGTACTATGTGCTGGAGGGGCCATAa